CAATAAACTATTCATCCAGCGTGGTATTACGGAGGTGGATTTCAGTGGATACTTGATCAAGGTGATAACATTGATTTGATCCATCAAATGGCCTGGCAAAAGGCAAGATGCTGTATATTGCAGTAGTTATAAGTTATTACATTGTAACAGGAACCCTTAGAGCCATTTAACAttaatattgtttgattttgttttgatATATGAGAATAAATTATTAATCTCAGTAAAGGACATGGTAAAACTATGACATGGGAATTCTAAATTCTACTTGTAGCAACTGAATCACTTCTGCAAAACCAATACATTATCATAACATGATTTAATGTCCTTTTCAAGAGCCACTTTGTGTTGACAGTAAACAGATAACTCACAAAACTGCTATACTGCTCTTAGAAGTCTTCTTATTATACTAGTTTGCTTGGAGTTCATCCATGCAGAGTTGGAGCCCTTGTAGCGTAGTGGACAAAACAATTTTTGAGGTTACATAGATGTCCACTCAGTCGTCCATTTAGCATACATACTCAGATGATGAAAATTATGTCACTCAGACTCTTGCATACAACATGCACAAAAAGTATAACGCTGTCCTTGGTCTCCTTGCAGTACCCTTTAATGCCAGCAGGTGGCAGATGGTCACCAAGCAGCAAACATCCGCCACTGAAGTCCCTCCACTTCTTCACAGCAATGCAGGATGCATACTTTTAAATTTCCGCAATATACACAACCCACCGCTTTATAAACCTAGGTAAATAACCTGCACCTGGGTTCCCAAACATTGCTCACATTCAGGCCAGGAATGTGAAGTTGAGTGTGGCTGGAGAGGCAGAGTGGTAGAGGGCCAGGGGGCTCAGCTGTGCAGGCTCAGTCTGCCGTTGTCTGACTGCCCTTTGAAGCGACAGCTAGCGAAGCTGACTCACACAGTCATGCGGCAGCTGCAGGACAGTGGGACTTTGCATGCGAAGGCCAAGACCTCAAAGAAATCGtcagcctttaaaaaaaaaaataattaaaaaaaaagcctgtGGCTCCGCTtatacaacaaaacaaatcagtgaaTAAGAAACCCCAGTGTTGAGATTTACGAAGCCAATTATCTCAAGACTATTTCGTAGTGCTGACGAGAATATGATTGTTCTCATTAGCACTGAGAACCTTCTATAAGTGGCTgacataaacaaacagcatCTGGGGGCCTCCCTGATAATTATACCTCTGAACCTGAGCGAGCAGGCAGGCACTGTTATTATCCTAGCCTGACTAGCCCTGGCTTAATTAACAATTCTATGTTATTGTGTACATTGGTAATCCGCACTGCGGCCCGTCCTCAGAGGATAATGACTTGGGCTCCTGCCAGCTCGTGCTTCTGGTCATTTCATCTTGTCCACCGAGAGCCTGTTCGGTTTGTCAATGTCGTTTCCAAAGCCCGCTGGGTTGCTGATTTTGTGCAGATGTAATCTGTGTCCcttcaaccctctctctccctctttctctctctttctctctctctctctctccttctctgcctccctctcttcttctctctgctcATTGTCACACAACACTCACTCCTGCAAAGGTGAGTGCTTATTTTCATGAGAACCTATAAGTGGTTTAGGTTGACCCATAACAGACAAGAGGGAGAGCCATGGAAAGTTCATTAACAGGATAATTTAACAAGAGGTGTTAACTCGGATGAGCTCTGAAGTGTTTCTAATTTACAAAGAGGTTTTAACTCCGATGAAGTCAGAGACACTGGAGTGTTATAATGTTAGCTGTGGCTGGGTTGAATAAATACAACCTTAAAAATTGGCATTTAATACTGAAAATTGCCACTGAACATCAGGTTAAATGTTCATGGGAATGTCTATTGAAATTAGCAATGCCAACTCCAGTTACTGTAAAAACAACAAATCAATACCTGGCTGATTAATAGACAAGATCAAGTCTCAAGAGtagttatactgtatgtgtgaagtgtttaacatttatattttgagaaatgtgaTTGTAGTATATTTGAATACACTCTAAAGTACATCATGACTCCATAAATTCATGTGggattgttgttgtggttgtgtttgatGCTTTTGAGCGGACTAGTTGGTCATTCCTTACCTGGTGCTGTCTTTCCTGGGAGAACTAATTTGGCGGGGAGGCTGTTGGTCTTCTGCTTGTGGCTTGCAGCAGGTTGGGGTCGGACGCACCGCGTCTGGCGCTGCCTCTTcagctcctcctctctctcctgggcAGCTCGGATCTCCTCCTCGATCATGGACAGGGTCCGCTGCTTGCGGGAGCGCAGCTTAAAGGGTCCCGCGGTCACCTCCACGTCCTGGTTCTTCAGCACGGACGCTGTGCTTCTCAGCTCTGCAGCCTCTGAGTACTTGCTGAAGTAGCTAAACTCCTGCTTCTCactgggaggtggggagggacTGGGCGGCTTGTATGGACCCACGTTTGTCGGACCAGAAGCAGGAGTCTCTGAGTACTTGCTGAAGTAGCTGAACTCCTGCTTCTCactgggaggtggggagggacTGGGCGACTTGTATGGGCCCACGTGTGTCGGACCAGGAGCAGGAGTCTCTGAGTACTTGCTGAAGTAGCTGAACTCCTGCTTCTCGCTGGGAGGTGGGGAAGGACTGGGCGGCTTGTATGGGCCCACGTGTGTCGGACCAGCAGCatgagcaggagcaggagcaggagcaggagtagGAGCAGGAGTATGAGCAGGAGTAGGGCTACTAGGCATGCTGGAGACCCTGGGGGCACTAGGGACGGTGATCGTAGGAGAGGTGGCtgcacttctcttctcttccacgGGGGTTGGCACTCTGGGAGAAGCGGTGGGTGCAGGcacaggagagactggaggTTCCCGAGGTTGCGGAGCAGGCTCGACCACCTCGACACGTCGCTCTGGGATCGGGGACGACTGCTGGGTGGCCTGTCTCGGCTCCCACTCATCGTTCTGCTGGGCGATAGCCTGCTCAATGGCAGACTGCACCAGGACTCCGGCATGGTACTCCAGCTCCTCTTCGGTCAGACTGTCCACTTggtaagagagagacacactgtGGTTGTCCGGCGATTTGGTGCCCTTCTCTGACTTCCCGTTGATGGGCGTGGTGGCCATTGGGGTGGAGGGAAAGGAGTAGTCTCCCAGAGAGTTCTCCAGGTAGGCACTCATGGTCTCGTTAGATGCTCCGCTGTCGCTCACGTTGTCCATGCTGAAGTCGTTGGATAGAGTCTCCAGAACGGTCGTGTCCTGTGAACGCACGGACAGGTCGTCCAGCCCTGAGTCGATCTCCTCTGGGTGGTACGAGCTGTTTGAGGATCGCTGCACTTGGAACATTTCGGGCTCTTCATCCTTCACCAAAGTCATGACAGCGTGGGCACAGGTGAAGTCACTTTCCTCGTTCCAGGCTTTCACACTgtcctttctctcattctctgccaTGCTTTGCGAGGGCGAATCTCCTGGGCTGCAGAAAATCCTTTCGGTTTTTACCGTCGTCACATCACAGCGTTCATCCAGGCCGTGTGACCCCTGGCTGGTGATGGTGACGTAACCTCCGGGCCTTTCGACGTGTGCGACCTCTGACACTCGGGAGAACGGCTTGGCAGAGTACAACTGCGGAGCGACTCCTCGCTTCGGGCCTGCGGCCGGCTGCTTCGTGTGCTCCATCTGCAGAAACTGCTTCCGAGCCGCTGAAAAGTCCACCTGCTCTGTCACAATGTCCTCTTTGCTCACAGGCTCTGGTGGAGGGGTGTAGGAGGACGTTGGGCTCGGGGCAGTTGGATTTGGGGACGCCTGCGTGGCGCGGCTGGACTCCATCTTCCTCTGCTTCCTCTCCTCGTACTTCCTGTGCGACTCCAGCTTTTCTGGGTCCAGTTCCTCCTCCAGGGTCCTCTCTTGAGGAGGGTTCCACCACTTTGCGGCGATCCCCGGGTTCTTCTTGACTGCCTGGCCGCGGATCAGCTCCAGGCGTTCCTTCTCGAGTTCAGCGATCTCCTCGGACGGCCGGACCTTCTTCACGCGGATCTCCTTCTCCGCCGGAGCGTCGAAGAGCTTTGACGGCTTCTTCTCCTCCTGGAAACTGCGCAGCTCGAAGCGTGCTTCTTTTTTGATGGTCGTCAGCGGCTGCTTCCCAAGCATCTTGTCATCCTGAGTGACCACAACTGAGTGCCCGTTCGGTTTGGTGTTGTCCCTGTCTTCACCCACAAAAGTGCTCTGCATTCTTCTCTCCACTACAACCCCATGATTAGTTGGCGGTGACGCGTCAGATACTTCGACTGAGGGCCCGTTGCCGTCAACATTGATCGATCGTGGCTCAGGGGAAGAGGTTCCGTTCGAAGTCATGTCCACCGCAGGGTCACAACAGTTTGCCTCAAGGACTTCATCAAGGTAACGGATCTCCTGAGCCACCTCTGTGTCCATGGTTTGGCCCTGGTGTGCCGTGCCATTCTGGCCTGCGCCGGTGTGGCAGTTCTGGCTCTCGCTCTGGGTCTCCAGCTCCATGTTGTCCTTGCCTCCAGATATCACGCTTACAGAGTCTAAGAAACTGACACTCTTTaggttcctctctctcttcagctcaCTGTCATCCTCTGGGGGTTTGGAGGATTTCTGcaagacacagagaagagaaaagaaaagaaagagagaatttgAAATGAGTTCAGTGTTAGAAAGCGCCTTGCTATTCTGGGCACATCCACAGACATAGTCTTTTCATCTCTTCGGGAAGTAAACTTCCCTGGGAGTTCACCACTTGTGCAAACCCTCTTTACCACGCTGTTcgaaaacactcacacataaatgCTGTTTACATAATTTGTACGCAAGAGAGCCACACACAGGATAGGTGGAATCATTGTGTGGGACTATCATGCATAATACAGGAATTGCACATGATAAGAGGGTGAGGATCGTGGCCATGTCGAACTCTGAACCGAGCGATATGATCCGGGTGGTTAATAATGCAAACAGCCCTGTGGTTTGTACCCTGGTCTCTGGTGGCCATTGACTGCTCCACACCACATTCACTATGAGCAGCtgagagcctctctctctctctctctctctctctgtctctctttctctctctctctctccctcgcctcATGGACAAAGCAACGAAAATCCATTCAGTCAAAACACGTTGTTAATAATTTAGATAAATCCACTCAATGAATCAAATGGAACAAAACCACCAAACAGTGTAAAATGCTGTATTAatataacaaacaacacaagttcACTCGGATATTTTTGGAGTTTTCAAGAAAACTCAAAAAAGCTATAGTTTCAGCCTTACTCTTATTGCTCCTCTGGTAGGCCTCTGTATTGTCCCAACCAGACTCAGTAGTGCTAACTAGGCTACGGCAAGCCGAGGAGGACCCCAGATTCGTCCAGACGGACATTTGGAGGGTATGGTACAGACACAAGAGGGCCGCTGGCCTCATTTCCTGTTCCTGTCCATCCTCTCAAACATCTACCTATGAGGGGTCAAAGGCCAATGACTCACACGGTGTGGCATATTGACTTCTGGCCAACTGGGTCGCTCAGGGCTGTGGTTAGTGTTAACAGACAAGGCAGAGATGGGGGATGGTGACGAGTGTCCCTTTTAAAGTTTTGGCGCTAATACCTCTTAGTGGTTTGCATTTAACCTTTGggacacttacacacatgccATGTGCCACAGACTGTAATCACACGAGCCAAAGAATTACACTGATTGAAAAGGAGTCTTACTTTCTGCAGTTTTGCAATACTTTGGATAATGGATGACTTGAGGAAGAATAGCCTTCTAGTAAACAACTGCCGGGAGTCTTGTAAGAGGTCCCACATTGCTTAGACACTCTTGCTTAAGACATGCTTCTGTGTCTGCTACTGTGTTAATGTTTAAGACATGTTTAAAGACCAGGCTTGTGTAAACATGGCCTGCTGGCTGGACTGCACTGCGTCTTTGTTACACAATTACACTCGAGTTGGGCGGACTGCACGCCTGATGAATCACAACAGCTTTCATTTGTCTCATTGTTTGGTATGAAAGAAAAGAGCAGCTGAACGATTGCAGTATATATGTCTCACAAGCCTAGACAAACATACCAGACCTTTCaatgcagacacacagtcacacacagggcACTAAACCCACTCACAGGCCACTTATTCAAACCTGGAGTCAGCCATGTCATTTGACCAACACACTGACACCTCTACAAAAGACGTCCACGGATGAAAGGGCCAGTCTTTAGGGAAACCCAAGGAGAGGCTACTGAGACGCCGTCGATTtgaaccctctctgtctctctccagtcCCTCCTGACGTCCTGACCTACCAGTCAACAGTGACCGCGGCCAAACAAAGCAAACTTAATCCTACAGGACCTCAGCCCTGACACGACCCGCGGCGTTCTGCAAAACAAACACGACTCCGCGCCGGTCATCCCACCCGTCTGTTTCTCCTGGCCACCCAAACATTCCCAAAAAACGACAGGAATGTTTATCTTTGTACTATAATGTATTGCGTAGGACGACGGTGTTAGGGATATGTAAAAATCTGGCTATCGTTTTCTAtatattcttctctctctctctttctctctccccctgtcattcactctctccctctctgccttgtTTATTCTATCGTTCCTCTGGAAGGTCCACTTTGAGTGAGTGTTCCTAAGTGCTCCCCAGGTGAGGGCTGTGGGTGAAGGCCACACTTGAGCTCATTCAATATTCACATGGCCTACATTCCTCCACGGGCATGGGCCAATCACCTTTCAGACGGCAGAAATACCTTAACAGTCACTCTGGGACTtggatatcacacacacacacacacacacacacacatgcacacacacacatacacacacacacacacacacacatgcacacacaagcacgcacgcagtAGATTTCAGTTAAAGTCCAACAAATGGTGAAAAATCAATCCCTCCTTCGGCCTCTGTGCTCTGCAGAGCACTGTGAGACTACTCCAATTGTCTTGCTGCtataacaaataataaataaaactaaattcaattgaatttgaattaaatgtgtttgtttgtttgtgtgtgcatgtgtatgtgtgtgtgtgtgtgtgtgcgcgtgtgtgtgagagagagataaaatgagtgtgtgagtagtaTTGTtgttcataaatatttttttgataaTCCAATTGAATttgaagtaagtgtgtgtgtgtgtgtgtgtgtgtgtgtgagagagaaatgagtgtgtgtagtaagTTATTGTTGTTGATAACTCATTTTTTGATAGTCCATGACTGTTCCATCCCTGGCAACAGGGACTGTGGAGTCACATGGTGTCATTAATGTGGCTTTATGGCAGCACTTCACTTCAATAAGCACCCCTGTTCTCTCTGCCACAGCTCAAAAACATCCTCTCCCCCCGGGTACATATACACTAACACCccacccactcccacacacacacatgcacacacaccacccctgtTCTCTCTGCCACAGCTCAAAACATCCTCTCCCCGGTACATATACACTAACACCccacccactcccacacacacacacacatttagcctTCCTGTGGCCTTAAGAGGTCCACTGGTGGCGTAAAGATGGGATTATGAGGACCCCATTCTGCCTCTGTAATTTTTATATACCCAGACGTGACATGATAAAGGGCAATTATTCCACCATGAAACCGGTGTATAAAAGGAGCTCATGCCAGTTTATGAGCATTTCATGATACAGAGGAAAAGGAGTGAACATGTGGAAGTTAACACCCTCCAATTGTGTGTCAGAGTACAGGacacacatgcctgtgtgtgtgtgtgtctgtgtgagatgtCTGGACAGACAGCTACCTGGGCTTAATGAAAGTCCGTTTTCTCCAAATAAGGAGGTTGCTAACCACTGACATCTCTGTCTTACGCTCAAAATAATCACAGCCAATGTAAGATTATGAAAATTAAAagatgtgtcatgtgtgtgtgtgtgtttgtctgaggacacacatgcctgtatgtgagtgtgtgtgtttgtgtttgtctgatgacacacatgcctgtgtgtgtgtgtgtgtgtgtgtgtgtgtgtgtgtgtgtgtgtgtgtgggggtaggtgggtgggtgtatgcaCTGGTGAACGTCCTGTTCAGCTGCCTCTAACATTCCCTGCATAGCTCAGCTGTTCTCAAGGGTCTGGCCAGCAACTACTAGCTCTGAGGGATGCTCAGCCATGGTCCTAATAATTAatcgtgcgtgtgcgtgtgcgtgtgtgtgtgtgggtgtgtgtgtgtgtctgtgtgagatgtCTGGACAGACAGCTACCTGGGCTTAATGAAAGTCCGTTTTCTCCAAATAAGGAGGTTGCTAACCACTGACATCTCTGTCTTACGCTCAAAATAATCACAGCCAATGTAAgattatgaaaattaaaaagatGTGTCATTTATGTTGTAGCCTGGCTATAACAACTTGTGTGAAAGGTTCTTACCAGGAGAGTATTCCAGAAAGTGGGTTTACTGgtttaactgggtatgttaactcAGAATAAGCTGTAAACCTGGGTTTTTAGTTCCAAAATGGTCTGGCTATGCAAgtcactatggtaacataggcccAGAGAGAAATAATACGGCTTGTTAATGCTTATCATGTCAGATTTGTGTCTTCCCGCAACACAGTAATCTTGTCTCATTCAGCTCAGCTGCTAATTTGCTGGCATGGGCTATTCAGGCATGggctattcacacacacacacacacacacacacacatttagcctTCCTGTGGCCTTAAGAGGTCCACTGGTGGCGTAAAGATGGGATTATGAGGACCCCCATTCTGCCTCTGTAATTTTTATATACCCAGACGTGACATGATAAAGGGGCAATTATTCCACCATGAAACCGGTGTATAAAAGGAGCTCATGCCAGTTTATGAGCATTTCATGATACAGAGGAAAAGGAGTGAACATGTGGAAGTTAACACCCTCCAATTGTGTGTCAGAGTACAGGacacacatgcctgtgtgtgtgtgtgtgtgtgtgactgggtaTGTTCTTCTAAATTCATGTCCCTACCTCTCCCTATGATGATATTCTCTCCTATTGTGAAACTggattgttttgttgttttgaaaaTCTGGACATGATTTGCTGTATTTTCccttgggatgaataaagtgtcaatcaatcaatctaccTATCAATCTATCAacctatcaatcaatcaacctaTCAATCAATCTACCTATCAATCAATCTACCTATCAATCAATCTACCaatctatcaatcaatcaatctatctatcaatcaatctACCTATCAATCAATCTACCTATCAATCAATCTACCTATCAATCTACCtatcaatcaatctatctatcaatcaatctacctacagtatctatctatctatctatctagaacatctcatacacaaacacacacacacacacacgcacacgcacacacacagacaaataccataccacacacacactgagattgAGTGGGTGTCCCTGCTGATTCCACCACACATGGTGACAGGGTCATCATGACACTCTTCAGATAacaaactccataaataacttGTCTGGTGTGTCTGACTCTCCCCAATtaacagacccacacacacactggagatgTCTCCCCCCTTCCAGACCCACAATTCACTGGGGATGTCCAAATAGCCACAATCCACTAGGGATGTCTTGATGTCTCTCCCCCCATAGAACCGCACAACACTTATCTTATCAATCCACTTTGATGGGAAGGAGTTGATTACATCAGTCTTAAGCAAATCACTTCATGGCTTGCGGTGGCTTCAAGACACCCGTTAAACATCTTAGTCATCTATCTAACTAAAAGGATATTTTCAGTTTCATATCCTGTAAAGCAATCTAACCTAACAGCaaatatttaattgtttaactgTATATTTAATCCTTTAACTGTAAAGTAAATtaatgttttgaaaaaaaaaatgattgtaCCAACATAATTATTATGAAATACATGCAAGTTCTGTACTGTGTAAACCAGACTGAAAGAAGACTGACTAAATGAGATGGTGAAATGAAATCTAGAGTAATCTGCAGTGACAGACCCTACCTCTTCGTACTTCATTCCCAACTTCCAGCCAACGTCCAACTTTTAAAAAAGGAAGAAATGCTTTCTGATGTCACCGGCTTGAAACAGATGCCTTAGCTAATCCTTAGCTCTGAAGTTGGATACATCAGTCTCTCTCCACAAACGCTGCTGCTTAGAGTGTgccaggcacacacgcacacacacacacacacacacacacgatgctgCCAAAGctccaacacaacacacacgctagcgcacacagatagagagagcagaACAGACCTCTACACATATCCTTCCCTGCCCAGCCTTGCGCTTTCCTGGCCTCTCCCACCATTTCCCCCTtccctttctgtctgtgtgtgtgtgtgtctctgtgtgtgcttccACACACTTACCTCACTGTGCTTGCCTGCCGTCTTGTTTCCGCTCCAAACGCcttttcccccctttctctttaacttctcttcctccatccttctctctctctctctctctctctctctctctctacaataCCTCTCCTCTAACACCCCCCCTCACATTCCTTCCTCACTCTCATTTCTGCCTATGATGTCACAGACTGAGGGGTCTGGCTAATAAAGAGggagtgtgctctctctctgcccccctccctccctatctttccctttctctctctctctctcctcttcgtAAGGTCCATTCACACAAAGACCTCCTCTGTCTGGGCCGGCCCCCTGTGCTGTCCCTCCAGCCTCCTCCAGACCCTGCGCTGTCTGCAGGCAGCTCCTTTTGggctgggaggaggaggaggaggaggacgtgTCCATATGCTGGGAGCCCTTCACACACGCCGTGCTACGCTATGCCactccacaccgcaccacactgcACCAAGCCCAAAGGCAGAGACAACAAGCTGACCTCACGCCCCTCACAAAGGCATGCAGCTGGAAGCCAccaggagagtgagagggggagagagagggggagagagaggaagagggagagagagggggagagagggatagggggagacagagggagagggagtgggagagagaaagagggagaggaagaggggaaaagGAGGATACAGTAAAGGGGGAAcaggagagaggatggagaaggATAAGGGGAAAGTTTGTGCAAAGTTTGGACACATGGACTTCAGTCTGTAtaagtctgcgtgtgtgtgagtgtgtgttggttagcccccccccccatgaccACAGTCAGTATGTCATTTGTAACCAAACCCTACATCTTTGATCTTACTCCCCACTGGCTAACTAGGACTGCTTGTCTGATGATTCAGTTTCACAGCGGTTCATTTCAAATGGAATCCCTCCTCCCTGATCACTCTCTGCTCAACCTTTTTCAATCTGATTTACTTTTATATTTTAATCAGAGAGTGCTCCAAATAGAAACAACTCAACCAGTCCAggggctaagtgtgtgtgtgtttgtttgtttgtgtgtgcactgtgtcacacacacacacaccacacacacgcacactgaatGTCCTTGTGGCACAAATGAGAGACACGTATTTTGGATGGAAAGGACAACCCCACACTGCATACAGATGGGTCAATCTTAATTCAGCCGCTGACAGCAGGCAGCCATTTAGCCATTCTCGGTTTTATTAAGTGCCTCTTCAGCGTCCACAGCGCACTCTACTCAAGGACACCATCGGTGCCTCCTCTTCAGAGAGCGTGCGCCAGCTCACTGCCCTTGTCCAGCGGTTCTTTAACTGGGTTAGTGATTCAGCCACTGGCGGAACATGTGCTTATTGTTCAGTGGCTGTTTCAAGCatgtaaaataaacaaacagctgAGCTGTGTGTCCTCAGAGGAAggcagagagtgtgagagtatgAGTGACGCATCCACAGGTTAGTGGAGCAGCGCGCCAGTGAAAACAACACGCTCTGAAGCTTTCACACTGCAGCTATCAGATGATCTGAGCCACTGGGAgggaatttcatcaagccattCATGAAGCAGAAGGCAACATTATAACACacaactcctcctcctcctactactacgactactactactactactgttactactactactgctgctgctgctattactagactactactactgttactactattactactactactactactactgctgctattactactactactgttactactactactgctgctgctattactactactactgctgctgctactgttattactactactacttactactactgctgctgctattactactgctgctgctattactactactactgctgttgctactactgctactactactactctaCTGTTTCTACTATGACTACTACTCCTGCTCCCACTTCCAAACAGTACTTGCAATGCACAGTAATAACGGTAACAGATGCTACTACtggtattattgtgtgtacattattattattattattattattattattattattattattttgagcTAGCTGCAATTGTATTTGACTGAATTTCCACTCCAATATAACTGGCCACTGTTAAGAGAGGCTTAGGAGTTCTCATAGAGAACAATGCATCCACTGTGCTGTGCGACGTATAAGATGTAGGGAGAGTTCCGTCCATGCGAAGGATGTTGATTTGAGGGTGTGGTGGTATCCTGAGTGAATGGGCTACTCCACTAGACTACTACTActgttactactactactgctgctgctattactactgctgctgctattactactgctgctgctattactagactactactactgttactactactactgctgctgctattactactactactactgttactactactactgctgctgctattaCTAGACTACTACTACTGTTACCACTACTACTGCTGTTGCTATACCACTACTActgttactactactactgttgCTGCTATGACTAATCTACCACTGCTGCTTCCAAACTGTTATTACTGCAATGCATTGCAATAACGGTAACAGATGCTACCACTGGtattactactactgctgctgctattactactactactgctgctgctattactactgctgctgctattactagactactactactgttactactactactgctgctgctattactagactactactactgttactactactactgctgctgctattactactactactgctgctgctgatccATGGAAGGATGTTGATTTGAGGGGTGTGGTGGTATCCTGAGTGAATGGGCTACTCCCTGCAGTCGCCTAGTCCACTCCTGTGCAGCCCTCTCTGGATAGCCTAAGCACAGCTCATCAATAAACCTGAAGAGCTGTCCTTTACTGTGTCAAGAGTGCTCTCCACAGATCACTTTGCCATTGAGTTTAGTAGGGTATGAAAGTGGATCATGTGAATTTGAGGGGGAATGGTAGCTTACAGTAGGCAAACTGCTTTCACAGTCTACTACGTATG
The Alosa alosa isolate M-15738 ecotype Scorff River chromosome 12, AALO_Geno_1.1, whole genome shotgun sequence DNA segment above includes these coding regions:
- the LOC125304232 gene encoding A-kinase anchor protein 2 isoform X6: MEDSTLNSEMAEAELHKERLQALAEKRKRQSEIEDKRQQLDDLVLQLQHLRSKAMRERWLLQGTPVGSQDQEDSQRRQVEQDERHAKQLEEAVHRLESEISLLENEESQISAKEQVLRERLRETERSIEDLQKSLQYHDGDAVNYVRSQIPSLPELNSKASATAPGNEQLTRKPGSALDAGMPSAGNGTLPGLKSSKPPEDDSELKRERNLKSVSFLDSVSVISGGKDNMELETQSESQNCHTGAGQNGTAHQGQTMDTEVAQEIRYLDEVLEANCCDPAVDMTSNGTSSPEPRSINVDGNGPSVEVSDASPPTNHGVVVERRMQSTFVGEDRDNTKPNGHSVVVTQDDKMLGKQPLTTIKKEARFELRSFQEEKKPSKLFDAPAEKEIRVKKVRPSEEIAELEKERLELIRGQAVKKNPGIAAKWWNPPQERTLEEELDPEKLESHRKYEERKQRKMESSRATQASPNPTAPSPTSSYTPPPEPVSKEDIVTEQVDFSAARKQFLQMEHTKQPAAGPKRGVAPQLYSAKPFSRVSEVAHVERPGGYVTITSQGSHGLDERCDVTTVKTERIFCSPGDSPSQSMAENERKDSVKAWNEESDFTCAHAVMTLVKDEEPEMFQVQRSSNSSYHPEEIDSGLDDLSVRSQDTTVLETLSNDFSMDNVSDSGASNETMSAYLENSLGDYSFPSTPMATTPINGKSEKGTKSPDNHSVSLSYQVDSLTEEELEYHAGVLVQSAIEQAIAQQNDEWEPRQATQQSSPIPERRVEVVEPAPQPREPPVSPVPAPTASPRVPTPVEEKRSAATSPTITVPSAPRVSSMPSSPTPAHTPAPTPAPAPAPAHAAGPTHVGPYKPPSPSPPPSEKQEFSYFSKYSETPAPGPTHVGPYKSPSPSPPPSEKQEFSYFSKYSETPASGPTNVGPYKPPSPSPPPSEKQEFSYFSKYSEAAELRSTASVLKNQDVEVTAGPFKLRSRKQRTLSMIEEEIRAAQEREEELKRQRQTRCVRPQPAASHKQKTNSLPAKLVLPGKTAPGKIEKIRPVPPASPCSSEGPLPSPLSDLGSDDSGGSQRPKNLMQTLMEDFESHKVKRREKVEDNSYARLKLASGVTSEVPVKMLHLQVFDFQSMLLSFACPLSVVVVVVAVFVVAVFVGLIDVFVVLCFFGGGHCCRWV